Within Metabacillus sp. KUDC1714, the genomic segment GTGCTGTCATATCTGGTCTGAGCACCAATGTATGACCTTGCTGATCTAATAGTTTAAAAAGCTGTTGATCAAGTATCGCGGATTGAACCCCAACTGTCTCATAGTATTCAAGAGTTGGTGTTTCAATAAATTGAAAGCCCCATTGCTCAATGACATTTGTCATCGCATGACGCGTTTTCTTCTTTACTTCATATAGATTTGGTAATGTATCAACCATTCCAAGCGGTTTCTCAAACATAAACATGTTTCTGTACCCCCGTCGTAATTTTCAGAATGCTTTACTTCGCTAATATGCTAATATACTACCAAAGTGAAGGAGTTTTTTCAAGAAATTAATTACACAATTTGGCTAACCTTCGCTATTTATTAATTGTTTATTTATTCAGTCTTTTTAAAATATAGTTAAACAAACGTTTATTTAAATCATGATTAACGCTTGGCCTTCCTATGTTTTCAGACAATAGCTTGGCCCATTATTAAGCAAAGGCTCAGTTCTAAAAGATTGTTTCTTTTAAAAAGAAAACTATTTAAGGTTGATTGGAGCGGAAGTGCGAGACTCCTGCGGGAGCAGCGGGACAGGTGAGACTCATGCAGGCGTATACGCCGAGGAGGCTCACCGCCCGCCCCGCGGAAAGCGAGCATCTCTCGCTGCAATCAACCACACTGCATTACTTGGTAAATAGCAACCAAGTTTGAGAATACAGAATTATGCAAAAAGGCCACTAGTTTTTACTAGCAGCCTCCAGGTCCCTTTTTGCCAGCTCTTCTTTTGTATAAATAATTTGCATTGGATTTCCACCAACAAATGCACCTGCAGGAACATCCTTATGGACGAGTGTTCCTGCCGAGACAATAGCACCGTCACCGATGATCACACCAGGGAGGATGGTAGAATTGGCACCAATTAGCACCTCGTTGCCAATCTTTACATCTCCTAGGCGATACTCGTTTATTAAATACTCATGAGCTAGAATTGTTGTATTATAGCCAATCACAGAATTTCTACCTACTGATATTTTCTCAGGAAACATCACATCAAGCATCACCATTAGTGCAAATGAAGCATGTTTTCCTACCTTCACTTTTAAAAAGGTTCGATAAAGAGAGTTTTTCACGGATAAAAATGGTGTATACCTTGCGAGCTGAATGACAATAAAGTTTCGGACAACCTTCCAAAATGGTACTGTCTTATAAACATGCCATAATGAATTCGCGCCAGAAACTGGGTATCTAGTCGTTCTTCTCACATCATTCCACTCCGACGAT encodes:
- a CDS encoding acyltransferase; protein product: MRRTTRYPVSGANSLWHVYKTVPFWKVVRNFIVIQLARYTPFLSVKNSLYRTFLKVKVGKHASFALMVMLDVMFPEKISVGRNSVIGYNTTILAHEYLINEYRLGDVKIGNEVLIGANSTILPGVIIGDGAIVSAGTLVHKDVPAGAFVGGNPMQIIYTKEELAKRDLEAASKN